The Pseudomonas sp. IAC-BECa141 genome contains the following window.
GCGCATTCTGCCCGTCGTTCAGTCCCACGGTGCAGGCACTGCCCTCTACACGCCGCAGCTTGCTCCCCGGAAAAACGATAAAGCGCAGTGGATGCAAAACTACCCGTCTGGTTAAACTACGCCGCCGCGCTCGGGGGAGCCGGCCCGATGATGACGGAGTGATTGCAGTGCCCGCCCGACCGCCCGAACGTTCGCGTCTGACCCAGCGCTGGTCAGCCTTGCGCCATCTCTTCGGCAAACGCTCCGTTACAAACGCGGGCCAGTGCGCTGCCAGCGCGCAATCGATGCGTGACTATTTCCGGCAAAAGGCCCACGGCCAGGGCTACACCCTCAGCCACAGCCAGCAACGGGTCATCGATTGCATGGCGCAGCAGGCCGGCCTGATGTTTGGCACGCCTGCGCGAACCCCGCGCAGCCTGTATCTGCACGGAGCCGTCGGGCGAGGCAAGAGCTGGTTGCTGGACGGATTCTTCCAGGCATTGCCGATTCAGCAAAAACGCCGTCTGCATTTCCATGGATTCTTCGCCCAACTGCATCAAGGCATGTTCGAGCACCGCGACCGCGACGACGCCCTCGCCGTCACCCTCGATGCGCTGCTGATGGACTGTCGGGTGCTGTGTTTCGATGAATTTCATGTGCATGACATCGGCGATGCGATGCTCATCACCCGATTGTTCAAGGCGTTGTTCAAGCGCGGGATCCTGTTGCTGGTGACCTCCAATTACCCGCCCGAAGGCTTGTTGCCCAACCCGCTGTATCACGCGCGCTTCAAACCGGTGATCGACCTGATCAACGCGCGCATGCAGGTCATGGAAGTCGGCGGCCCGCACGATTACCGCAGCCAGGCGCGCCGGCATGAGCATCAGGTGTTCACCCAGGGCCATTACGTCTGGCCGGCCAGTCCGGCGCAGCGCCTCGCCTTGAACCTGCCGCCACTCGACGCCACACCGTTGCCGCTGGCGGTCGGCAGCCGGCACTTGCAGGCGCGGTTGTGCGAAGGCCGGCGCGTCGGTTTTACCTTCAACGACCTCTGCGAACAGCCCACGGCCGTGATGGATTATCTGGAACTGTGCCGACGCTTCGACCATTGGATCATCGATGAACTGCCGGAGCTGGGCGAATGCTCGATCGCCGCCCAGCAGCGATTCATCAACCTGATCGACGTGCTCTACGATCAGGACAAACACCTGACCCTGCTCGGCCAACGCCCGTTGCACGAAAGCCTCGGCGGTCAGGCGATCGATCTGTCCCGCACCCGCAGCCGACTCGGGCAATTGCGCGAAGTGCACGAACCGGGCTGATTTGCCGTTATCATGCGGCCCATTTCCGGCGCTCTGCGCCTTCTCGATAGCGATCCTGCTCATGCACACCCTTGCACAACTGCGCGCCGGCGAACTGTCGGGCATCACCCGGCTGGACCTGGCCGAAGGCCTGACTGAATTTCCGCCGGAGATTTTCAACCTGGCCGAAACGCTGGAAGTGCTCAACCTCAGCGGCAATGCCCTGAGCAGCCTGCCGGATGACTTGCACCGTCTGACGCACCTGCGCGTGCTGTTCTGCTCCGACAATCAGTTCACGCAATTGCCGGCGTGTCTGGGCCAGTGCCAGGCGCTGACGATGATCGGTTTCAAGGCCAACCGGATCACTCAA
Protein-coding sequences here:
- the zapE gene encoding cell division protein ZapE, with the protein product MPARPPERSRLTQRWSALRHLFGKRSVTNAGQCAASAQSMRDYFRQKAHGQGYTLSHSQQRVIDCMAQQAGLMFGTPARTPRSLYLHGAVGRGKSWLLDGFFQALPIQQKRRLHFHGFFAQLHQGMFEHRDRDDALAVTLDALLMDCRVLCFDEFHVHDIGDAMLITRLFKALFKRGILLLVTSNYPPEGLLPNPLYHARFKPVIDLINARMQVMEVGGPHDYRSQARRHEHQVFTQGHYVWPASPAQRLALNLPPLDATPLPLAVGSRHLQARLCEGRRVGFTFNDLCEQPTAVMDYLELCRRFDHWIIDELPELGECSIAAQQRFINLIDVLYDQDKHLTLLGQRPLHESLGGQAIDLSRTRSRLGQLREVHEPG